CTCTCGCGGGGTATCGAGCCTGAACGGTACGGGCAAGCCGCTGGAACTGACGTAAAAGGCCGGGAATTCCTCGGTCCGATAACCAATCACGGCGATGCCGAAAGTTTCCAGAAGCTCCAGCGTATTCGGCAAATCGAGAATATTTTTCGCTCCAGAGCAAACTACGGTCGTTCTTATCCGGGTGAGTTCGAACAAGTCGTTGGAAATGTCAAAACGCGGGGCGGGGGAACGGTGCACGCCGCCAATGCCTCCCGTGGCGAAAAACTGAATGTGGGCTTCTTCGGCAATCCGGCAGCTGGCTGCCACGGTGGTGGCGGCATCCAGTTTTTTCACTCGCAACCAGGCCAGATCCCTGCTGCTGGCTTTTCGAATCTCTTTAGAATTCGCGAAGAACTCGATCTGCTTTGGATTCAAACCGATGACTGGCTCACCTTGAAGCACCCCGATTGTAGCGGGAATCGCCCCGGCCGCCCGGACGGCCGCCTCCGCGGCCAGGGCAGTTTCCAGATTCGTTGGATAGGGCAAGCCGTGGGAAATCAACGTCGATTCCAGTGCAACAATGGGAAGCCCCTGATCCCGGGCGGAATTGATTTCCTCGCTACAAAAATTGCGGTAGGGTTTGAATTCCATCGGACTCATACGGACCTCAGCGGTTGATATCTCACTCAAATCGTCTAGCATCAATTTATCAATTGTTTCAAGCGGGATACGCCTTTACTATGACCGAGTCTGAATCCAAAGCTCTCACATGCGAAAGCCTTCTGCGAGAAATTGCGGCTTCCAACCCTCCACCCTGGTATCCTCGCGTCTTCGTGTCTCAGCATTCGGTGGATCGCCAGAAACTCGATGAATTGCTCACTGAACTGCGACTTTCGGGAATCATTCAGCTCACGGAATGGCAGAAAGAATTCGGACAGGGTTATCGAATCACCGCTTACGGGAATGAAGTGCTCGGCAA
The genomic region above belongs to Telmatocola sphagniphila and contains:
- a CDS encoding pseudouridine-5'-phosphate glycosidase, giving the protein MSPMEFKPYRNFCSEEINSARDQGLPIVALESTLISHGLPYPTNLETALAAEAAVRAAGAIPATIGVLQGEPVIGLNPKQIEFFANSKEIRKASSRDLAWLRVKKLDAATTVAASCRIAEEAHIQFFATGGIGGVHRSPAPRFDISNDLFELTRIRTTVVCSGAKNILDLPNTLELLETFGIAVIGYRTEEFPAFYVSSSGLPVPFRLDTPREIAELSAFTQDSILVTNPISRDLSIEPDDFLTWLNRAERDAERLNIAGSALTPFLLKRIAELSEGRTLKANRGLIVENARLAAEIAVEHGKLQGDDRENPPK